The genomic region TTGTCGAGGAAGTAGCGGTCATGGGTGACGATCAGGATCGCGCCGGGATAGTTGCGCAGATGGCCTTCGAGCCAGGCGACCGTCTCGGCGTCGAGATGGTTGGTGGGCTCGTCCAGCAGCAAGAGTTCCGGCTGCTGCAGCAGCAGGCGGCACAGCGCCACGCGGCGGCGCTCGCCGCCCGAGAGCGTCTCGACGCCGGCGTCGTCGGGCGGGCAGCGCAGCGCTTCCATCGCCTGGTCGATCTGGCTGTCGAGGTCCCACAGGTTCTTGGCGTCGATCTCGTCCTGCAGGCGGGTCATCTCGTCCGCCGTCTCGTCCGAGTAGTTCATGGCGACTTCGTTGTAGCGGTCGAGGATCGCCTTCTTGGCGGCGACGCCGTCCATGACGTTCTCGCGCACGGTCTTGGCGGGGTCGAGCTGCGGCTCCTGCGAGAGATAGCCGACGCGCGCGCCCTCGGCCACCCAGCCGTCGCCGGTGAACTCCTTGTCGATGCCCGCCATGATCCGGAGCAGCGTCGATTTGCCCGAGCCGTTGACGCCGAGCACGCCGATCTTGGCATCGGGGTAGAAGGAGAGGTTGACGTTCTCCAGCACCTTCTTGCCGCCGGGATAGGTCTTGTTGAGACCCTGCATGTGATAGACAAACTGATAGGAGGCCATCGCCGCGCCCTGCCGTACTGGTGTTTCGAGGATTGGGCCGGTGTGTACCCGAGGGGGCGCGGCCGGGCAAGGCGCCTGGGGGCAGGATTGCGGGATGACGGTCGGGGATAACAACGATCGGGCGAGGCGGGACCGTTGTCGGCGAAGGCGCGACGCCTGGGCCTCCCCTCCCCCTTGTGGGGAGGGGTAAGGGGCTGGGGGTCGTGTAGGATAGGACGCGACACCGGTCGAAGGGCATCAGGCGTTGTTCTGATCCGTCGAGGCGGGCGTCACGACCCCCACCCCTAACCCCTCCCCACAAGGGGGAGGGGAAAAGCCGGCGTCGCGGGCGATGCATCATGCTGCCCAGTCCCCTCAGATATCATCCCTTATGCAAGCCTTCAGGTGCCCCTCTCCCACCACCCGCAGCGGCGGCACCGTCTCGGCGCAGGCGGCGATCGCCGCGGGGCAGCGGGTGCGGAAGACGCAGCCGGACGGCGGGCTCGCCGGGCTCGGGATGTCGCCGCGCAGGACCTGGCGCTCGCGCGGGCGGTCGAGGTCGGGGGACGGGATCGCCGACAGGAGCGCCCTGGTATAAGGGTGCTGCGGCGTGGCGTAGAGCGCCGCGCTGGGGGCGATCTCCATGATCCGGCCGAGATAGAGCACGATCACCCGGTCGCAGACATATTCCACCACGGCGAGGTCGTGGGAGATGAACAGCATGGTCAGCCCCAGCCGTGCCTGCAGGCCGCGCATCAGGTTGACCACCTGCGCCTGGATCGACACGTCGAGCGCCGAGACCGGCTCGTCGGCGACCAGGAACTCCGGCTGCAGCGTCAGCGCCCGGGCGATGCCGATGCGCTGGCGCTGGCCGCCGGAGAATTCGTGGGCATAGCGGTCGAGCGCGTCCGCCGGCAGCTCCACCTCACCCAGCGCCCGGCGCGCCCGCTCCAGCCGCTCGCGGCGCGTGCCGATGCCCTGGATGTCGAGGCCCTCGGTCAGGATCTCGCCGATGGTCATGCGCGGCGACAGGCTGGCGAAGGGGTCCTGGAAGACATATTGCAGGCGCCGGCGCATGCGGCGCATCTCCCCGGTGGGGAGCGTGACGAGGTCGCGGCCGTCGAACACCACCGATCCGGCGCTCGGCTCGATCAGGCGCAGCACCGAGCGGCCGATCGTGGTCTTGCCGCTGCCGGATTCGCCGACCAGCCCGACCACCTCGCCGCGGCCGACGTCGAAGGAGATGTCGTGCAGGATGCGCAAGCCGCCGGCGCCGCGCGGGCCGTAATCCTTGGCGAGGTTGCGGACGGAAAGGAGCGCGCCAGTCATGCCGGGATTCATGCCGCGATCTCCCGCCAGCGCAGGCAGCGGCTGCCATGGCCGCCGCCGGTGTCGACGATTGCGGGCGGCGCGAGGGTGCAGGCCGCCTCGGCATGGCGGCAGCGCGGCGCGAAGGCGCAGCCGGGCGGCATGGCCCGCAGGCTTGGCACCGTGCCGGCAATGGCGGGCAGCGGCCGGCCGGACTGCCGCAGCGCCGTGGCCGTGCCGAGCCGCGGCGTCGAGGCCAGCAGGCCGATGGTGTAGGGATGGCGCGGGCGCCGGAACACCGCCTCGACCGGCCCCTCCTCGACCACCCGCCCGGCATACATCACCGCGACGCGCTGGGCGATCTCGGCGACGACACCGAGATTGTGGGTGACGAACAGCATGCTCATGCCCCGCTCGCGCTGCAGCTTGCGCAGGAGGTCGAGAATCTGCGCCTGGATGGTCACGTCGAGCGCCGTGGTCGGCTCGTCCGCGATCAGGAGCGTCGGGTCGCAGGCGAGCGCCATGGCGATGGTGGCGCGCTGGCGCATGCCGCCGGAGAGCTCGTGCGGATATTGCCCCGCCCGCCGGCCGGGATCGGCGATGCCGACCTGGCCCATCAGGGCGATCGCCGCCTCGCGCGCCGCGCGCCGATCCGCGCCGCGGTGGACGCGCAGCGGCTCGCCGATCTGGTCGCCGAGCGTGTAGACCGGGTTGAGGCTGGTCAGCGGCTCCTGGAACACCATGGCGACGTCGTTGCCGCGGATCCGGCGCAGCGCCTCGCCCTCGAGCACGGCGAGGTCGCGCACCACGCCGTCCTTGCCGGTGAGGCGCACGCTTCCGGCGGCGATCCGCCCGGTCCCGGCCGGCAGCAGGCCCATGATCGACAGGCTGGTGACCGACTTGCCGGATCCAGATTCGCCGACCAGCGCCAGGGTCTCGCCGGCCGCGATGCTGAGGTCGAGGCCGGCCACGGCGGTGATCTCGCCGCCACGCCCGCGGAAGACGGTGGTGAGGCCGCTGATGGCGAGGGTGGGCTGCGTCGAGCCGATCGTCGGACGCGACGCCGGCCATTCCCCTCCCCCTTGTGGAGAGGGGTTAGGGGTGGGGGTCGTTGACATCGGGCGCGCCCTGTCCTGTTCGACCCCCACCCTTCATCCCTCCCCACAAGGGGGAGGGAGGGCACAGGCGTCGCGTCGAGCTCCGACCACATGGCGTCTCGCCCCGCCGAACAGCCATACCTTTCCTCCGCTGCAGTCCTTCAGGGCGTCTCATCCCAGCAGCCCCGCTGCGCGCAGGATCGGGTCGATCCGTGCCGCCTCGGCCTCGTCGAGCGTGCGTTGCGGGCGCGCCATCACATTGGTGGCGATGATGCCGAGCCGGCGCATCGCGGTCTTGAAGCCGCCGACGCCGGCGGCGCCCGAACTGGTGCGCGGCAGGCCGACGAAGACGATCTCGAACAGGCGGCAGAGCCGCTCCTGCTCGGCCCGCGCCGCCGCCCAGTCGCCGCGGCGGGCGGCATCCCACAGGCGGACATAGCCGTGCGGGTCGACATTGCCGAGGCCGGGCACCACGCCGTGCGCACCGGCGGCCAGCGCGGAATCGACCACGATCTCCGAGCCGGTCATCAGGAAGATGTCGGGCCGGTCGGCGAGGTCGAGCAGCGCCATGCGGAAATTGCCGTCGTCACCGCTGGAATCCTTCAGGCCCGCGATCGTGCCCTCGCGGGCGAGCGCGACGACGCCGGCTCGGTCGAGCTTGACGTGGACGCAGACCGGGATGTCGTAGGCGACGACCGGCAGGTCGACCGCCGCCTTGACATAGCGGAAATGGTCGAGGATCTCCGGCTGGCTGGTGCGGGTGTAGAACGGCGCGGTGACGACCACGGCGTCGACGCCGATCGCCTTGGCCGCTCTGGCATGGGCGATGACCCGGTCGGTGGTCGGGTCGATCACCCCGGCCAGGATCCTGGCGCGGCCGTTCACCACCCGGACGGTGTGCTCGATGATGGCGCGCCGCGCCGCCTCGTCGTGGAACACCACCTCGCTGGTCGAGCCGAGCACGAACAGCCCGTGCACGCCGCCGGCGATCAGGTGCTCCAGCACGCGGGTGTAGGACGGGAAGTCCACGGTGAAGTCGTCGTTCAGCGGGACGACGACGGGGGGAATGACGCCGGAGAAGGTCATGGTCTGCCTGGGGTTGGGGTCAATGGAGGTCGGATCGGGGGTCGAAGGCGTCGCGCAGGCCGTCGCCGACGAAATTGATGGCGAGCACGGCCAGCACCAGCGCCGCGCCGGGGAACAGCCATTGCCAGGCATATTGCTCCAGCACGATGGTGCTGCGCGCCGCGTTCAGCATGTTGCCCCAGCTCGCCTCGGGCGGCGGCACGCCGAGGCCGAGGAAGGAGAGGCCGGCTTCGAGCAGGATGGCGTTGGCGACCTGCAGCGTCGCATAGACCACCAGGATGTCGATCGCGTTGGGCAGGCCGTGGCGCCAGAGCAGATGGCCGAGGCCGGCGCCCATGCCGCGCGCGGCGACGACGAAGTCGCGCTCGCGCAGCTCCAGGAGCCGGGCCCGCACCATGCGCGCCAGCACCGGCCAGGACAGGAGCGCGATGACGACGATGGTCGGGCTGATGCCCGACCCGGTGATCGAAGCGAGCACCAGGAGGAAGATCACCGGCGGCAGCGTCATGGCGAGGTCGACCAGGCGCATGGCGGCGGCGTCGACGAGGCGAGGACCGAAGGCCGACACCGCGCCGACGAGGAAGCCGATCAGGGTGGAAAGCGCCACCGAGCAGGCCGCTACCAGGAGCGAGATCCGCCCGCCCTGCATCACGCGGGCAAGCACGTCGCGGCCGACGCCGTCGGTTCCGAACCAGTGGCGCAGCGTCGGGCCCTTGTTCATGGCGACGAGGTCGATGTCGTTCGGCCGGTGGCCGAGCCAGAGCGGATAGGCCAGCACCAGGACCAGCAGCGGCACGATGATGGCGAGGCCCGCCAGCGCCGCGCCGTTGCCGGCGAAGCGGCGCAGGGCCCGGCCGGTCGGACCGTCGGGGCGCGGCGTTAGGCGCCAGGCCATCTCAGGCGACCTTGATGCGCGGATCGATGGCGGCATAGGCAATGTCCGTGACGAGGTTAGCCAGGATCACGCAGGCGCCGATGACCAGCGTCGCCCCCATGATCACGGGGTAGTCGCGGCTCTCCACCGCCTTGACCAGCAGGAGGCCCATGCCGGGCCAGTTGAACACGCTCTCGATGAAGATCGCCCCGCCGACGGCGATGCCGATGGTCGAGCCGATCAGGGTGACCACCGGCAGCAGGGCGTTGCGCAGGGCGTGCTTGAGGATGACCCAGCGCTCGCGCACGCCCTTGGCCCGGGCGGTGCGGACATAGTCCTGGCTCATCACTTCCAGCAGCGAGGCCCGCATGTAGCGCATGATCGGTGCCGCCTGGCCGATCGAGAGCAGCAGCGCCGGCAGGACGAGATGGGCGAGGACGTCGCCGGGGCCGGCGGCGCCCCCGGGCGTGGTCATGCCGCCGGCCGGGGCCCAGTGCAGCTTCACCGCGAAGAGATAGACGCCGATCAGCGCCGTGAGGAAGGCCGGGCTGGAAATGCCGACCAGGGCGAGCACGGAGAGCGAGACATCGGTGCCGGAATTGCGCCGCACCGCGCCGGCGATGCCGGCGAGGATGCCGACGACGATGGCGAGGCCGAGGGCCGCGCCCATCAGGAGCAGCGTCGGGCCGATCCGCGACAGCACCAGGCCGAGCACCGGCTCGCCGAAGCGCTGGAGCGAGAAGCCGAGATCGCCCGACAGGGCGCGGGCGAGCCAGGCGAGATATTGCACCGGCAGCGGCAGGTCGAGGCCGAGCCGGGTGCGCAGCGCCGCGACATCGGCCGGCGACATCGGCACGGTCGGGTTGATATAGGCGTCGGCCGGATCGCCCGGCGTCAGCCGCAGCAGCACGAAGACCAGCAGGCTGAGGGCGACCAGCATGGCCGCCCCGATCGCGAGGCGGCGGAGGCAGAAGCGCAGCATGGCGTTTTCTCCGCGGCGGGTGGGGGACGTCGCCTGTTTGGGACTCGACAATTCCGTCAGGGGCGGGCTGGTCCCACGACTGTCCGGAAAAAGCTTCCTGTGCTCAGCGGCTGCAAAATTCTTCTTGAGGCGCAACCGCTTGCCGTCATGGACGGGCTTGTCCCGTCCATCCACGCGAACGCAACGCCGGCCGGTGTTCGCGTGGATGGGCGGATCAAGTCCGCCCATGACGGTCGCGTTTCCTCGATCCTACTGCCCCACCGCCCATGTCTCCGGATGAGCCTGATACGGTCCGCCGCCGGGCGCCGGCGTCCAGACGAAGTTCTTGAGCTTCGTCGAGGCCACGCCGTAGCGCTTGGCGACCCACAGCGTCGCCCAGGGCAGCTGCGCATTCATCGCCTTGCAGACGTCGCGATAGCGGTCGGCGCGTTTGGCTTCGTCGGTCTCGGCCAGGGCTGCGTCGAAGGCGGCGCTCACCTCCGGCATTCGGATATGCAGGAAGTTGGCGCCGGCCGGCGGGATCTGCTTCTCGTTGAGGCCGACATTGAGGTTGCTGGGGTCCGGGCCGTTCTGCAGGCCGGCATAGACCAGCGGGAACTGGGCCGGGTCGGGCTTGGCGGCCATGATCGTGCCGTTATAGGTCGGGGTATCGACCGCCCGCGGCACGACGTTGATACCGACCTGGCCGAGCATCGCCTGGATCGCCGCCAGGACATTGGTGGCCAGCGGCGTGTTGTAATAGGTCAGCACGGTGATCGGCTTGTCGCCGTTGAGCTTGTCCCAGCCCGCCTCCTGCAGCAGCTGGCGCGCCTTGTCGGGGTCGTAGGCATAGGGGTCGGCATCGGCCGGCACCAGGCGCTCGGCGACATAGCCGCAATTGGCCGGCGCCGCGGCGCCCTTGTAGAGGCTCTGGATGATGGCGTTGCGGTCGATGGCGTGCATCACCGCCTGGCGCACGCGCAGGTCCTTCCACAGCGGCAGCTCCTGGTTGAAGCCGAGATAGTTGACCACGTAGGAATTGCCCTCGATCACCCGGAAGCTGCCGGCGTCGGTCAGGGTGGGCACGTCGTCGGCGTCGACATAGCTGAACTGGATCTCGCCGGCGCGCAGGGCCGCGACCGCCGCGGCGGTGTTGCCGAAATAGCGGTTGATGATCCGCGACACCGCCGGCTTGCCGCCGCGATAGTCGGGATTGGCGGCGAGCTCGACATATTGGTCGGTGACATAGCGGCCGAACTTGAACGGCCCGGTGCCGATCGGCGTGGTCGACCACCAGGCGTTCTTGGCCAGCGCATCGGGCGCGATGCCGGCCAGCGCGTGCTGCGGCAGCATCATCACCTTGGTCAGGACGTCGAGCAGGCCGGAGCTCGGCTTGGAAAGCTTGAGCACCACCGTCCGCTCGTCCGGCGTCTCGACCGCGGCGATGGCGGCGAGGCGCGCGGCGAACACGGTGCCGCTCGTGCCCTGCTTGGCGAGCTCGATGGTGAACTTCGCGTCCTTGGCCGTGAAGGGCTGGCCGTCGTGCCATTTGGCGTCGGCGAGGTGGAAGGTGTAGGCGAGCTGGTCGGGGCTCGTCTCGAACCGGTCGGCCAGGACGCCGACGATCGTTTCCAGCTTGTCGTCATAGGCGACGAGCGGCTCGAAATAGAGGCTGAGCCAGGTGAAGCCGGCGGTGGCGGCCAGCGGGTTGAAATTGCCCTGGAAGCCGCCCGGCCCGACATCGAAGCCGCCGGTGATCACCGCCTCCTCGGCCCGCGCCGGGGCGCCGACGGCGGCGCCCAGCAGCGCGGCGCAGAGCGCGAACGCCGACGTCATGGTTCTCAAGCTCATGTCTCCCTCCCCTTTGTTGTCCTCGGAGCGGCCGCCTCAGCGCGCCAGCACGCTCCGGATGCCCCGGTAGTGGCGTTCGAGCCTGTCACGCGCCCGGACGGCGTCGCGGGCGACGACGGCGTCGTAGATCTCCTCGTGGTCGCGCCAGGTGGCGATCGGGTCCGGGTTGCCCAGGCTGAAGAAGCCGGACGCCTTGTGGAAGGCGACCCAGAAGATCTCGATCAGCCGGTCGAGCACGCGGTTGCCGAGGCAGCGGAACAGCAGGCGGTGGAACTGCTGGTCCTCCTCCGGAAAGGCTTCGCCCCGCTCGGCCTTGGCGCGCATGGCATCGAGCGTCAGGCGCAGGGCCGCGAGGTCGGCTTCGCCGATGGCGGTGACGCAATCGGCGATCAGGCCGAATTCCAGCGTGCAGCGGATCTGCAGGACGTCGCCGACATCCCTGAGCTCGCGGCCGAGGCCGTAGGGCAGATGGTCGAGCAGGGGGTCGAAGGAGAAGTCGCGCACGAAGACGCCGATGCCGCGCCGCGTCTCGATGATGCCGACCGATTCCAGCGCCTTGATCGCCTCGCGCACCGAGTTGCGGCTGACCCCGAGCCGCTGGGCGAGCTCGCCCTCGGGCGGCAGCGCCGCGCCGGGCTTGAGCTGCGCCTCGTCGATATAGGCCTTGAGGCTCTCCTGCACCGAGACGTGCAGCAGCGGCGGCCGGTCGAGGCGCTTGATGGTGGGCATGCCCGCTCCCGGAGAGGACGCCGGCCGAGCGCCGGCTCTGATGCGCACCCATATCCACTTGTAGGATATCCGTCAAGCTTGGGGAACGCACCATGCTGGCCGTGCAGCCTTGAAGTGACGCCTCCGCTCGCGCTAGGGCATGGGCACACCAAGCGGGACAACGCCCATGCCCTCCTCCCTTCGTGGCCGCATCATCCTGGTCACCGGCGCCTCGCGCGGCATCGGCCGCGCCGCGGCCCTGGCTCTCGCCGCCGAGGGTGCGACCGTGGTCGGCGTCGCCCGCACGCTCGCCGCCATGGACGGGCTGCAGGACGCGGCGAAGGCCGTCGGCGGCGACCTCTTCGCCGCCGCCGTCGACATGGCGGACGCGCCGCGGATCCACGAGCTCGCCGACCTCGTCGGCACCCGCTACGGCCGGCTCGACGGGCTGTTCGGCAATGCCGGGCTGCTCGGCCCCAAGGCGCCGATCGGCGAAATGTCGGGCCGGGACTGGGATTATGCGATTTCGGTGAATCTGACTGCGAACTGGCATCTCCTGCACGAGTTCGACCCGCTGCTGCGCCGCTCCGACGCCGGCCGCGCCCTGTTCGTCACCTCGGGCGTCGCCTGGAAGCGCCACGCCGGCTGGACGCCCTATGCCGCCACCAAGGCGGGGCTGGAGGCCATGGTCGGCGTCTATGCCAACGAGGTGGCGGACACCCCGGTGCGCGCCAACCTGATCAGCCCCGGGCCGATCCGCACCGAGCTGCGGGTCGAGGCCTGGCCCGACGAGGACCCCGCGACCGTGCCGACGCCGGAGGAGCTGGCGCCCGCCATCGTCATGCTGCTGTCGCCCGGCTTCACCGAGAACGGTGTCATCTACGACTATAGGGAGCACCGGGTGACTCGGCATCAGCCACCGGCCTGAACCACGGATTCACGCTTCCCGCAGCTTTGCCGGCGGGCCGCGGCCGCCCGTGCTAGTGTGCCCGGCAGGATCGGACCGATGCTGCTGCGCGCCACCGCCCTCTTCCTGTTCGCCGTCCTCGCCGCGCCTGCGCTGGCGCAGACGCAGGATCGCGGCTGCGACATCGAGACCTCTTCCTATGTCGTGGTGAAGCCGCCGACCCCGCGGCCGCCGACCGGCCCGGTCGTCGCCGTGCCGCAGACGCCCTGCCCGACGCTGCCGGACCAATGGGACGGCGCCGTCGGCCCGATCGGCGTCGGCATCGAGATCAAGCCGCCGCGCCGCGGGCATCGGCCGGCTGAGAGAGAGGCAGGGGTGACGGACTAAACGGCGCAAAGGCATAGTCGGCCGCAGTGGACAGGCGGCCGACCTCCGCATGACCATGTGATCGGCGGGCCGTTCACGCTGACGCTTAGGCCCTTCGTGGCGTTCGGGATAGGCCAAGACATGAGCCAGAAATTGCTCGGAGCAGCACGTCTTTTCGCGAGTCACTATCAGATCGTCATTTGCGACGATCCGAGGAAGATCGGCAGCGACTTCGCGAACTGGAAAGACGACAAAGGGAATCGAGGTTTTGCAGGGTCGCCGACGTTCCGCTCGGTAGGCACGGAAGCCGACCTCAACGACCACTGGGTAGAGTTGGTGCTGTCAGACGAACCGCCAGACCTTGAAGAGTGGCAGCGCGTCACCTGCGTCGATTTTCGTTCCGACAGCGGAGCCGTGTCCGTCATGTCGGTGATCGACGACGTGCCGCCCATCTCCGCCACTATTGGTCAGGGCGAGTACACCGCTTTTGTTGCCGCCCAGAATGTCGGGGTTGACCAACTGAGTCTGGCCGAAGAGCACGAACTGAGCGACGCGGAGCTGGCTGCTCGAAAAGATCTCGAATGGTACCGAATATTCCTGGTTGCTGGAAAGCCGCAAACCGTCGGGAGGATCGTTGACCGCACCGACGCAGCCGACTGAGTCTGGACTTGAGCCTGTTGCCATGGATATTCGCCCGATCCGCTCCGACGAGGACCTCACGGCCGCTCTCCATGAGGTGGAAACCCTTTGGAGCGCCGAACCCGGTACTCCTGAGGCGGACAAGCTCGAGGTTCTGACCACCCTCATCGAAGCTTACGAGGCCAGGCATCACCCGATTCCCGAAGCGGACCCGATCGGTATGATTCGCTTCTTCATGGAAGAACTGGGCCATACCCAGACCGAATTGGCGGAACTGCTCGGCTCGAGGTCGCGGGCCTCGGAAGTCCTCAACCGCCGGCGTCCCCTGACACTCCACCAGATCTACAGGCTCAACCGGGAATGGGGCATCCCCGCCGACGCCCTGGTCACCCCCTATCCTGTCTCGGAAATCGCGCGCAAACGTGCGTGACGATTGTGTGAGAAATGGTGCCGACGCCCACCGTCAAGCCAGCACGCCTTCTGGAAACGCGCCGAGGAGGTGGTCGACGAAAGCCCGGATCTTTGCGCTCGCGAGCCGGCGCGAGGCATGCAGCACCCAGAGTTCCGTGGGCGGGCCATGCTGGGTGCCCCAGCTCGTCAGGCGCCCGGCGGCGACGTCGGCTCCGACCAGGGATTGCGGAAGCAGGCCCGCGCCGGCGCCCGCGCGCACGGCATCCCGCACCATCAGCTGGGACGACAGGCGCAGCACCGGCTGCGGGGCGAGCGGCGCACCGAAGCCCTCGACATGCCAGAGCGGCTCGGCCGGCGCGTTCGTGCGCACGACCGCGGGAAAGCCTCCCAGATTCTGGCCGCTCGGCGGCCCATGGGCCGGCGTGGCGACGACGATCTGGCGGTCCCTGAGGAAGCAGCGTCCCACCAGCGCGTCGTCGGCGCGCGGGTTGATGCGGATCACCGCGTCATATCCCTCCGCGACCAGATCCACCGGTCGGTCCTCCGCCGTCACCTCCAGCTGCACGTCGGGATAGCGGGTCGAGAAGGCGGCGGCGATCCGGCCCATGGCGATGTGGGAGAAGAGGATGGGCGCGCTGACCCGCAGGCGCCCGCGGGGCCGGTCGCGCCCGGCGCTCACCGCCTCTCCGGCCTCGTGGATTTCGCCCAGCAACCCCTCCGTACGGACGAGCAGGGCCGAGCCCTCCTCCGTTAGCCGAAGGACGCGCCCGCCCCGCTCGAACAGGCGGACACCGAGGCCGTCCTCCAGCTCGATGACCCGCCTGGACAGCGTGGCCTTGGGGCGGCCGGTCCTGCGGCTCGCCGCGCCGAAGCCGCCGTTCGAGGCCACCAGCACGAAATCGGAAAGCGCCGAAAGGTCCATATCCGTCTCATTTCCGGGACAAGCCGTCTATAGTTTCGATCTTAATCCGCACATTCGGGACGGTCTATGAGTCCTCATCGAAAGGAGCAAGACCATGACCCGAACCACCCCTGAATCGGCAAGCCACCCGCGAGCGCCCACGATCCCTGCGAGAGGCCGCGCCCTCCGTCTCCACGCCTATGGCGGCCCGGAGACGGTCTCGATCGACAGCGTCGAGACGCCCGTCCCCGGCCCGGGCCAGGTCCTCATCCAGGTGAAGGCGGCGGGCGTGAACGGCCTCGACTGGAAAGCCCGCGAGGGCTATGTCCGCGATGCCTTTCCCCTCGTCCTGCCCGTCACGCTCGGGCTGGAGCTCGCCGGCGTCGTGCTGCAGGCCGAGGCCGGCGTCGGGCATCTCCGGCCCGGCGACCGCGTCATGGGACCCCTGGCCGGCTTCGGCGCCTATGCAGATTTCGTCGCGGTCGACGCCGGGAAGCTGTGCCTGGTACCCGACGGGCTGTCGGACGTGGAGGCTGCCGCGCTACCGGTCGCCTCGTTGACCGCCTGGCAGCTGCTGGAGGCCACCGGCGTCGCGCTCCCGGGCCGGCGGGTGCTGATCCACGGTGCGGCCGGCGGCGTCGGCGGCTTTGCCGTCCAGTTCGCCAAGTCCGCCGGCGCGACCGTGTTCGCCACCGCCTCGGCGCGCAGCCGCGCGCATGTGCTGCACCTCGGGGCCGACGAGGTGATCGACTATGCCGCCGGGCGCTTCGAAGAGAAGGTCGGCGATATCGACGTGGTTGTCGACCTGATCGGGGGCGATGTGCCGGATCGCTCCTGGTCCGTCCTGGGGCCATCGGGCGTGATGATCAGCACGACCACGCCGGATATTGCCGCGCGGACGCTGCCCGGCCGGCGCGGGATCTGGTTCGTGAATCGGCCCAACGCATCGCGCTTGCACGAGATCGCCGAAGCGGTGGCCTCCGGCAGGCTGAAATCGGCGATCGCGGAGACGGTCGGTTTCGGCGAGCTCCCGGCCGCCATCGAGCGCAACCGCACCGGCCATGCGCCGGGGAAGATCGTGGTCGACCTCGGCCGCTGACCCGGCTCCGAAGCGGGAAACCACCGATTCGATCGACGCGGACGGGCCCTACCCACCACACCGCATCGCCACGGAGCCCACGCCCCCTGCCGGGTCGTGGGCTTTGCTTTGGCCGGTCTGCACAAGTCCCGCCGCGGACGCACGGGGATGGACACCCCATCGCAATATCCCGCCTTGACAGCCCTCTCCGTCTCTGCAAATTTTTACACCAACGACAAAAAATTACAGGGTGGATGAGCGCGTGGCCCAGGCCCTCGGTGCAGCCGTGATCGACGAGGAGGCCTCGCTCGCCACCCGGGCCGCATGGCTCTATTTCGCCGGCGGCTTCACCCAGGCGGAGGTGGCGGCGCGGCTCAACGTGCCGAGCGTCAAGGCCCATCGCCTGATCTCCCGCGCCAGCCGCGATGGCCTGATCCGCGTCTTCGTCGACGGTCCGGTGGCCGAATGCTTCCATCTGGAGGAAGCGATCAAGCAGCGCTGGGGCATCGAGTTCTGCCATGTCTCGCCCGATATCGGCGAGAGCGGCCTGCCGCTGAAGACGCTCGGGCTCGCCGGCGCCGCCTTCCTGCGCTCGCAGCTGGAATCGGGCGGCGAGATGGTGATCGGCATCGGCCATGGCCGCACCCTGGCTGCCGCCGTCGCCCATCTGCCGCAGGTACCGGGCACGAAGGCCAGGTTCGTCTCGCTGCTCGGCGGCCTCACCCGCAAGTTCTCCGCCAGCCCCTTCGATGTCATCCATCGCCTGGCCGAGCGCACCGGCGCCGAGGCCTATGTCATGCCGATGCCGGTGTTCGCCAACACCGCCGCGG from Labrys wisconsinensis harbors:
- a CDS encoding helix-turn-helix domain-containing protein — its product is MDIRPIRSDEDLTAALHEVETLWSAEPGTPEADKLEVLTTLIEAYEARHHPIPEADPIGMIRFFMEELGHTQTELAELLGSRSRASEVLNRRRPLTLHQIYRLNREWGIPADALVTPYPVSEIARKRA
- a CDS encoding NADP-dependent oxidoreductase; this translates as MTRTTPESASHPRAPTIPARGRALRLHAYGGPETVSIDSVETPVPGPGQVLIQVKAAGVNGLDWKAREGYVRDAFPLVLPVTLGLELAGVVLQAEAGVGHLRPGDRVMGPLAGFGAYADFVAVDAGKLCLVPDGLSDVEAAALPVASLTAWQLLEATGVALPGRRVLIHGAAGGVGGFAVQFAKSAGATVFATASARSRAHVLHLGADEVIDYAAGRFEEKVGDIDVVVDLIGGDVPDRSWSVLGPSGVMISTTTPDIAARTLPGRRGIWFVNRPNASRLHEIAEAVASGRLKSAIAETVGFGELPAAIERNRTGHAPGKIVVDLGR
- a CDS encoding FadR/GntR family transcriptional regulator, whose protein sequence is MPTIKRLDRPPLLHVSVQESLKAYIDEAQLKPGAALPPEGELAQRLGVSRNSVREAIKALESVGIIETRRGIGVFVRDFSFDPLLDHLPYGLGRELRDVGDVLQIRCTLEFGLIADCVTAIGEADLAALRLTLDAMRAKAERGEAFPEEDQQFHRLLFRCLGNRVLDRLIEIFWVAFHKASGFFSLGNPDPIATWRDHEEIYDAVVARDAVRARDRLERHYRGIRSVLAR
- a CDS encoding sugar-binding transcriptional regulator, with protein sequence MAQALGAAVIDEEASLATRAAWLYFAGGFTQAEVAARLNVPSVKAHRLISRASRDGLIRVFVDGPVAECFHLEEAIKQRWGIEFCHVSPDIGESGLPLKTLGLAGAAFLRSQLESGGEMVIGIGHGRTLAAAVAHLPQVPGTKARFVSLLGGLTRKFSASPFDVIHRLAERTGAEAYVMPMPVFANTAADRAVLVSQIGIADVFALARSATLMFAGIGEARAEGSLVASGMLRADEVADLERAGVEGEILSHFLGADGRVIETPLSQRSISVGVEDLHGRRVVAIAGGPSKTSAIRAVLNSDFLKGLITDEATARRLVGPIPGA
- a CDS encoding SDR family NAD(P)-dependent oxidoreductase, translating into MPSSLRGRIILVTGASRGIGRAAALALAAEGATVVGVARTLAAMDGLQDAAKAVGGDLFAAAVDMADAPRIHELADLVGTRYGRLDGLFGNAGLLGPKAPIGEMSGRDWDYAISVNLTANWHLLHEFDPLLRRSDAGRALFVTSGVAWKRHAGWTPYAATKAGLEAMVGVYANEVADTPVRANLISPGPIRTELRVEAWPDEDPATVPTPEELAPAIVMLLSPGFTENGVIYDYREHRVTRHQPPA
- a CDS encoding LysR family transcriptional regulator, whose translation is MDLSALSDFVLVASNGGFGAASRRTGRPKATLSRRVIELEDGLGVRLFERGGRVLRLTEEGSALLVRTEGLLGEIHEAGEAVSAGRDRPRGRLRVSAPILFSHIAMGRIAAAFSTRYPDVQLEVTAEDRPVDLVAEGYDAVIRINPRADDALVGRCFLRDRQIVVATPAHGPPSGQNLGGFPAVVRTNAPAEPLWHVEGFGAPLAPQPVLRLSSQLMVRDAVRAGAGAGLLPQSLVGADVAAGRLTSWGTQHGPPTELWVLHASRRLASAKIRAFVDHLLGAFPEGVLA